GCTTAATCCCTGTGGGGAAAAGGAAGTGATTCAGCATAAAACTTCGGAGGTTCTGTGTTTTTATAAGCTAGGACGTCAGTCACGTTAGGAAGTTGTTTGCCTGCAGTTACACGAGGTGCCTTTAGCGAAGGAGTGACTCCTGTTAGTGACGCGGTGTTCTTGGAGAAATGCAGCTTTGAGGGGGATCAGTCTGAAATTCTTCTATTTAAAGAGCTATTTGTATAAAGTGACTTTAACAGACTTTAAGTGACGTGCTGTGCATCGTTGGTGAAATGGGCTCCAAATGCTTCCTTTAAAGGatcattaaattaaaatcaaaccCATACACGTGCAGTACTGCATACAAGTGCAGTAAAGGCAAGTGCTGCCAAATGGAGGGTAGAGGACCAggattctatttttaaatttagttttggAAAGATGTGTTGATTTGAATGTCTAGTCCTGACAATGGAGTAATACCTTCAGCATGGGCTCCACAGGGGTGCGTAAGTACCTCGCCGTGTCGCTGGGGCTCCAGGCCGAGGTGGGCATCTCTAGCCGAAAAATGTCTTTGGTTCATCTCCATCTCTTGTGCCGATGGATGTTCTCGGTTTGTGCGGCTGGCTGAGCTCTGCCAGGcacatctgttttgtttttgtaggCATTTCATGAAAATAATGCAGATGGGgtcctttcttctttaaaacttAAATAGATGGAAGTAGCAGGAGGATTTTCATTTAAACGGAAAACGTTAGAAGGCTTTGCAAAAACTGCTTTAAGATTTGACGCTTGTCTGCCGCAGTGGATTCTCTGCTGCTCCCAATAGGTCAACTGTAAAGCTGCTACAACAAAACTGGCTGCGGTGCCCCTTTATTGAATCACTTGATTTAATTAGTacatattagaaaataaatgattGCTGTGTAATGTTGCGTGTTGTGGGCGTAGCCGTTTGTTGGGGCAGCGTAAGACTTAGCTTAGTCTGTCAAGGCATGTTTGTGGTTGCGTGTCTGCAGCTGGTAAGGAAGTTGATTTTTCTCCATCGCCCCCATCACCCGTTTGGTCAGTTCAGAGTGAGTGGCTGCTCAACCCTTACATGAGGGATGaaatatttgcttctttttttacctGCCTTCTTGGCTGATTTGCCTCAGCTTATAAAAACTAGTAGGACttcctttctttgaaataaattacaaatttttGAAGCCTCTGAACATCAGTTTGCTGAGCTCCTTCCTCAAGATGTAATTGAGTAGAAGACATTGAGCTGGGACCTCTGGCATCACAGTGCTTGGTCTTTCGCAGTGATCAGGTTTATGTAGGGGAGATTTCCAAGGTGAAAGCTATGAGGTTTCAGCCACACACCGTGCTGAGTGTCAGCTCAGTGTTCTGCTCATGCTTGTTTCTGGGCACAGCAGTGACGCGTGGTGTACCGGCTGCTGGACCATGGCGTACAACAGCTGGGCTGGCAAGTCTTGGTTTTGTCTTCGTTATATTATAGCACGTTTTGAGCTGACACATCAGATGAGGTAAGAAAAAGATAATATTTGAATAACAGCATTCTGAACACtacttttctatttctttttcagcaagAAACGTGCTTTAGAATTTGTGGTACAGATTCTGAAGGTCACCGGCGCACTTCTGCAAAGTAGTTCCAGTCAGTGTCATGTGTACGAGAAGACAAaaattggtttttttgtttctccttgtAGTTTCTGTCATGATAATGTGGTACATAACTTTTCCTTCCAACACTGCGATTGACCATATAAACCCTATGTACTTCTATGAACACGAACCAATTTACAAGCAACGCTACCTCTTCACGTTGCGGGAGCACTTGAAATGCAAAGACATAAATCCATTTCTGGTCATCTTGGTGTCTTCAGGTCCGAAGGATGTGAAGTCAAGGCAGGCCATCAGGATAACATGGGGATCTCAGGACTTCTGGTGGGGACACCGAATCCTAACCCTGTTCTTAGTAGGTCAGGGCACTGAAGGAGAAGACAACGCTGCAGCACTGTCGGTAGAAGACGAAAGCATCCTCTACGGTGACATAATTCGCCAAGACTTTATGGACACTTACGACAATCTCACCTTGAAAACGATCATGGCGTTCAGGTGGGTCAGCGAGTTCTGTTCAAATGCTCAATTCGTCATGAAGACTGATGCTGATGTCTTCATCAACACCGCTAACTTGGTAACATTTCTCCTGAAGCTGAATTCCACAGAAAATCTTTTTACTGGTTATCCTTTTATAGATAACTTTGCCTACAGAGGCTTTTACCAAAAAACATACATCTCTTACGATGAATATCCATTCAAGTTGTACCCTCCGTATTGCAGTGGGATGGGTTATATATTGGATGGAAAACTGGCTCTGAGGATTTATGCACTGATGAGTCATATCAAACCTATTAAATTTGAGGATGTTTATGTTGGAATTTGCTTAAATATACTTAAAGTGAACATCAGTATTCCAGAAGATAAACAACAATTCTTCCTTTATAAAATCAATTTTG
This sequence is a window from Phalacrocorax carbo chromosome 7, bPhaCar2.1, whole genome shotgun sequence. Protein-coding genes within it:
- the B3GALNT1 gene encoding UDP-GalNAc:beta-1,3-N-acetylgalactosaminyltransferase 1, with protein sequence MCTRRQKLVFLFLLVVSVMIMWYITFPSNTAIDHINPMYFYEHEPIYKQRYLFTLREHLKCKDINPFLVILVSSGPKDVKSRQAIRITWGSQDFWWGHRILTLFLVGQGTEGEDNAAALSVEDESILYGDIIRQDFMDTYDNLTLKTIMAFRWVSEFCSNAQFVMKTDADVFINTANLVTFLLKLNSTENLFTGYPFIDNFAYRGFYQKTYISYDEYPFKLYPPYCSGMGYILDGKLALRIYALMSHIKPIKFEDVYVGICLNILKVNISIPEDKQQFFLYKINFDICKYRHLIVVHGITSSEIIGFWQALSSNTSVTCL